A genomic stretch from Brachyhypopomus gauderio isolate BG-103 unplaced genomic scaffold, BGAUD_0.2 sc60, whole genome shotgun sequence includes:
- the LOC143489305 gene encoding uncharacterized protein LOC143489305, translated as MEALLKKTCDQLLEAHKISENQVAKHKELMTVCQEEHETISKLQTALEQSIETASEYRAFVDGIKETLKKKDELLDQMQHEQHSLKEKVMELSSDLTKQDLVYRNTVSMLETERAATTRLTAENQALTWKLVEFQQITNEMSTKLQALETDLSIQTNTVVDLSEELQKAKALLRNGEEERSQQSSTISSLKLEVGELQQTLHTLSRGRKSNCAYMAVVTSSNEESRKIEAMERVLSSTRKEIQKACEELRQKQDAEKNERSRERELAELKAMCTALREKLQQCQNEQAQVEKAQRRQKDMEEKLAHKDLELNSKAQEVLGLQKQMCDDQDQIKTLRADLLQKEYNISYLQSEMRQANTRIAVLQKEVQTLAEALWEHRTKRVDAEGERDRALSALWNQEQTIAQLKTEQVGSQQTLRKYWETCQLLQEKDKTIHELRFTLAEKERSRVEQEKCVDALQKDIRSLTEKLDKLERGTRQSGTACGPDPAHPKGDNKRDTTGRCTVSPPNKPKKPAGKDQKTKQPQQDTSGRVQRNDSSVSTKTKDNRSSKTASPTPSTSAGHSQGVDVRKAGSGRSIKPAQKRKFTEDSVPSDNGKKLRHRTTSRVSVTSVKCKTSEDGSS; from the exons ATGGAAGCGTTGCTCAAGAAAACCTGCGACCAGCTACTGGAAGCCCACAAG ATTTCTGAGAATCAGGTTGCAAAGCATAAGGAGCTCATGACTGTTTGCCAGGAAGAACATGAAACAATCTCCAAGTTGCAGACTGCTTTAGAGCAGAGTATTGAGACAGCTTCTGAATAC AGGGCCTTTGTTGATGGCATTAAAGAGACTTTGAAAAAGAAAGACGAGCTTCTGGACCAGATGCAGCACGAGCAGCATTCACTCAAGGAGAAGGTGATGGAACTCTCCAGTGATCTGACGAAGCAGGACCTGGTGTACAGAAACACCGTCTCCAtgctggagacagagagggcagcaACCACCCGTCTCACTGCCGAGAATCAGGCTTTGACCTGGAAGCTTGTGGAGTTCCAGCAGATCACCAATGAAATGAGCACCAAGCTCCAAGCACTGGAGACTGATTTAAGTATCCAGACAAACACAGTGGTTGATCTTTCTGAGGAACTTCAGAAAGCCAAAGCTCTTCTCAGGAACGGGGAAGAAGAGCGTAGCCAGCAGTCCAGCACCATCAGCTCCTTGaagctggaggtgggggagcTCCAGCAGACGCTCCACACACTTTCCAGAGGAAGAAAGTCCAACTGTGCTTACATGGCAGTGGTGACATCTTCGAATGAGGAGAGCCGGAAGATCGAGGCCATGGAGAGAGTGCTGAGCAGCACCAGAAAGGAGATTCAAAAAGCCTGTGAGGAGCTGAGACAAAAACAAGACGCTGAAAAAAACGAGAGGTCCAGGGAGCGGGAGCTGGCTGAGTTAAAGGCCATGTGCACTGCCCTGAGGGAGAAGCTCCAGCAATGCCAGAATGAACAGGCCCAGGTGGAGAAGgcacagaggagacagaaagacaTGGAGGAGAAGCTGGCACATAAAGATCTGGAACTCAACTCTAAAGCTCAGGAGGTTTTAGG GCTCCAGAAGCAGATGTGTGATGACCAGGATCAAATCAAGACCTTACGTGCTGATCTGCTGCAGAAGGAGTACAACATCTCGTATCTCCAATCAGAGATGCGTCAGGCCAACACCCGTATTGCCGTGCTGCAGAAAGAG GTACAGACCCTGGCTGAAGCTCTCTGGGAGCACAGAACCAAGAGAGTTGAcgcggagggagagagggacagagctcTCAGCGCCTTGTGGAATCAAGAACAGACCATTGCGCAGCTGAAGACT GAGCAGGTCGGGTCGCAACAAACTCTCCGGAAATACTGGGagacgtgtcagc TGCTTCAGGAAAAGGACAAGACGATTCATGAATTGCGGTTCACCCTCGCGGAGAAAGAGAGGTCACGTGTGGAGCAGGAGAAATGTGTTGACGCTCTGCAAAAGGACATCAGATCCCTAACTGAAA AGCTGGATAAGTTGGAGAGGGGGACCAGACAGAGTGGGACTGCCTGTGGTCCTGATCCCGCACATCCCAAGGGAGATAACAAGCGGGACACTACAGGACGCTGCACAGTAAGCCCCCCCAACAAACCCAAGAAACCAGCGGGGAAAGACCAGAAGACAAAGCAACCACAGCAAGACACCAGTGGCAGAGTGCAGCGCAAT GACTCTTCGGTCTCCACTAAGACGAAGGATAACCGCTCCTCTAAAACAGCAAGCCCAACACCATCGACGTCCGCAGGGCATTCGCAGGGCGTCGACGTCCGCAAGGCTGGAAGCGGCAGGTCCATTAAACCAGCTCAGAAGAGAAAGTTCACGGAG GACTCCGTGCCATCTGACAACGGGAAGAAACTGCGGCACCGGACGACCTCCAGGGTCAGCGTGACGTCTGTGAAG TGTAAGACAAGTGAGGACGGATCCAGTTGA